In the genome of Treponema pedis, one region contains:
- a CDS encoding formate--tetrahydrofolate ligase — MKTDIEIAREAKLNKIADIAKGLGIHDDNVIPYGNYIAKVPYSVIDDEKVKKNNLILVTAITPTKAGIGKTTVSIGLALGMNKIGKKTVVALREPSLGPCFGMKGGAAGGGYAQVLPMEDINLHFTGDFHAITSAHNMISALFDNYIFRNQGTPKAIKKVLWKRVLDVNDRSLRQVITGLGDGNGVIMESGFDITPASEIMAIFCLSKDIEDLRRRIEQIILGYDTENNAVTVKDLGIAGSIVVLLKNAINPNLVQTTENTPAFIHGGPFANIAHGCNSVIATKTALTYGEYVITEAGFAADLGAEKFFDIKCRKAGLNPKLTVIAATTGGLKMHGDVPEKEISKPNADALKKGLANLDKHIENMKKFGQTVIVALNRYGYDQDSELELVKKHCEAQGVGFAVNNAFVEGGKGAVELAELVVKTIAEKPSKPLQFIYDDGDAVKTKIGKICKEIYGAREVTYSAAADKMIKKIEESGFGKYPVCIAKTQYSFSGDPKLYGVPKDFEMNVRDVVLNSGSEMVVAIMGDMMRMPGLPKDPQAIHIDLVNGNIEGLS; from the coding sequence ATGAAAACAGACATCGAAATAGCTAGAGAGGCGAAGCTAAATAAAATCGCCGATATCGCAAAAGGTTTAGGAATTCACGACGATAACGTTATTCCTTATGGGAACTATATAGCCAAAGTGCCGTATAGCGTCATAGATGATGAAAAGGTAAAAAAGAATAATCTTATTCTTGTTACCGCCATTACTCCGACAAAGGCCGGAATCGGAAAGACAACGGTTTCTATAGGACTTGCTCTCGGAATGAACAAAATAGGAAAGAAAACCGTAGTTGCCTTGCGCGAACCTTCGCTTGGTCCCTGCTTCGGAATGAAAGGCGGGGCTGCCGGCGGCGGATATGCTCAAGTGCTTCCTATGGAAGATATAAACTTGCACTTTACGGGAGACTTCCATGCCATAACTTCCGCTCACAATATGATAAGCGCCTTATTCGATAACTACATTTTCCGCAATCAGGGAACGCCTAAGGCTATCAAAAAAGTTTTGTGGAAGAGGGTTTTGGACGTAAACGACAGGAGCTTGCGCCAAGTTATTACCGGCTTGGGCGACGGAAACGGTGTTATTATGGAATCCGGTTTTGATATAACCCCGGCTTCCGAAATTATGGCAATTTTCTGTCTTTCCAAAGATATAGAAGATTTACGCAGAAGAATCGAGCAGATTATTCTCGGCTACGATACCGAAAACAATGCGGTAACCGTAAAAGATTTAGGCATTGCAGGTTCTATTGTAGTTCTTCTTAAAAATGCAATAAATCCGAACCTCGTTCAAACAACCGAAAACACCCCCGCCTTTATTCACGGCGGACCTTTCGCAAATATTGCACACGGTTGTAACTCGGTAATAGCTACAAAAACGGCCTTAACTTACGGTGAATACGTAATTACCGAAGCCGGCTTCGCAGCCGACCTCGGTGCCGAAAAGTTTTTCGACATTAAGTGCCGAAAAGCGGGATTAAACCCCAAGCTGACCGTAATTGCCGCAACTACGGGCGGTTTAAAAATGCACGGCGATGTTCCGGAAAAAGAAATTTCAAAACCCAATGCGGACGCTCTTAAAAAAGGTTTGGCTAATTTGGATAAACACATCGAAAATATGAAAAAATTCGGACAAACCGTAATAGTTGCTTTAAACCGCTACGGCTATGACCAGGATTCCGAGCTGGAACTCGTTAAAAAACACTGCGAAGCTCAAGGAGTAGGCTTTGCCGTAAACAATGCCTTTGTCGAAGGCGGAAAAGGAGCAGTCGAACTTGCCGAACTTGTGGTAAAAACGATTGCCGAAAAACCGTCCAAACCTCTTCAATTTATTTATGACGACGGCGATGCCGTTAAAACCAAAATCGGTAAAATTTGTAAAGAAATTTACGGAGCGAGGGAAGTTACGTACTCCGCAGCTGCCGACAAGATGATTAAAAAGATTGAAGAATCGGGCTTCGGCAAATACCCCGTATGTATTGCAAAAACCCAATACTCGTTCTCAGGCGACCCGAAACTCTACGGCGTTCCCAAAGATTTTGAAATGAACGTCCGCGATGTTGTCCTTAATTCCGGCTCCGAAATGGTTGTTGCAATTATGGGAGATATGATGAGAATGCCAGGCTTACCGAAAGACCCTCAGGCAATTCATATTGACTTGGTAAACGGAAATATCGAAGGTCTTTCGTAA
- a CDS encoding LysM peptidoglycan-binding domain-containing protein, which yields MNKILKMLAIAAIVSFVFSSCGTPPPAPPAEKPAPVMEDPKPEPEPAPAQEAAPMAEEPMDVPVKEYIVVAGDTLSQIALKFYGTREKAYYFPIIMTVTPGVIKHPDKLTPKMKLLIPDFELFMKHSASKEKSKPDFEKCIKIYEDEGRSGVAQSLRMRVQKF from the coding sequence ATGAACAAAATTTTGAAAATGCTGGCAATTGCCGCCATTGTTTCATTTGTTTTCTCTAGCTGCGGAACTCCGCCGCCCGCTCCGCCTGCGGAAAAACCCGCACCGGTTATGGAAGACCCGAAACCGGAACCGGAGCCTGCCCCCGCGCAGGAAGCCGCTCCTATGGCTGAAGAGCCTATGGACGTTCCTGTAAAGGAGTACATTGTAGTTGCGGGAGATACCCTATCGCAAATTGCGCTTAAGTTCTACGGAACAAGGGAAAAGGCGTATTATTTCCCGATAATAATGACGGTTACACCCGGAGTTATTAAGCACCCGGATAAGCTTACACCTAAAATGAAGCTTTTAATTCCCGATTTTGAATTATTTATGAAGCATTCCGCTTCAAAAGAAAAGTCAAAACCGGATTTTGAAAAATGTATCAAAATTTACGAAGACGAAGGCAGAAGCGGTGTAGCTCAATCTCTTAGAATGAGAGTTCAAAAATTCTAA
- a CDS encoding M42 family metallopeptidase, which translates to MEIHKDYLRYAVELSKELLQIHSPGGYTVNAIDRLKKEFDSLGIKYTETNKGAIYGTIEGKKTEKHRVVSAHADTLGAMVRQIKPNGCLKLAPIGGIAFNSIEGETLYIITRTGKIITGTGLPEKASVHIFENIEKEERNGETFEVRLDADTSSKEETLKLGINVGDFVAFEPRTVETPEGYIKSRHLDDKACIGMMFAVCKYLKEKNEKPAYTTHFFISNYEEIGHGFYGIPKECFEVLAVDIGTVGGLQNSDEHAVTIIAKDSRTPYDYGFRHRLEELAIKNGINYRTDVMFRYGSDASMYVLQGFDINFACAGPGVSATHHYERTHLDAFKATIDLIYAYTMEELKCF; encoded by the coding sequence ATGGAAATACACAAAGACTATCTGCGATATGCGGTGGAGCTTTCAAAAGAACTGTTGCAAATACACAGCCCCGGAGGATATACCGTAAATGCCATAGACCGTTTAAAAAAAGAATTCGATTCGCTCGGCATTAAATATACCGAAACGAACAAGGGCGCAATTTACGGTACAATCGAAGGTAAAAAGACAGAAAAACACAGAGTTGTTTCAGCCCATGCCGATACCTTAGGCGCTATGGTCAGGCAAATAAAACCGAACGGTTGTTTAAAACTTGCGCCCATAGGCGGCATCGCTTTTAACAGTATTGAGGGAGAAACGCTTTACATAATAACCCGTACCGGAAAAATTATTACGGGAACCGGTTTACCCGAAAAAGCCTCCGTTCATATTTTTGAAAACATTGAAAAAGAAGAGCGTAACGGCGAAACCTTTGAAGTCAGGCTTGATGCCGATACTTCTTCTAAAGAGGAAACTCTTAAACTCGGAATAAATGTCGGGGATTTTGTCGCCTTTGAGCCCCGCACCGTAGAAACTCCCGAGGGCTATATAAAATCGCGCCATTTGGACGATAAGGCTTGTATAGGAATGATGTTTGCCGTTTGCAAATATTTAAAAGAAAAAAACGAAAAACCGGCTTATACTACGCATTTTTTTATCAGTAATTATGAAGAAATAGGGCACGGATTTTACGGCATTCCGAAAGAATGCTTTGAAGTTCTTGCAGTCGATATCGGTACGGTAGGCGGCTTACAAAATTCCGATGAACATGCCGTTACGATTATTGCAAAGGATTCCCGTACTCCATACGATTACGGCTTTAGGCACCGCTTGGAGGAGCTTGCAATAAAAAACGGAATAAATTACAGAACCGATGTTATGTTCAGGTACGGCTCCGACGCGAGTATGTATGTTTTGCAAGGTTTTGATATAAACTTTGCCTGTGCGGGTCCCGGAGTAAGCGCAACTCATCATTATGAACGTACACACCTTGATGCTTTTAAAGCGACAATAGATTTAATTTATGCTTACACAATGGAAGAATTAAAGTGTTTTTAA
- a CDS encoding DUF3887 domain-containing protein, with product MFLNCVKTAISKPFTPFLLTLRVMFILFAIISFTACKKEYSEVFDIDELKEIAAEAVLIINEKSWDEIRSLSSQEFKEQFTDDFISLNLEPVFADAGKYKFTRSSFFTESSDEKNSRKTGIVIVRTKYENKTVHFTFNFNEKKELCGMFIY from the coding sequence GTGTTTTTAAATTGTGTTAAAACTGCAATATCGAAACCTTTTACTCCTTTTTTGCTTACATTAAGGGTTATGTTTATTCTTTTTGCAATTATAAGTTTTACGGCTTGCAAAAAAGAATACTCCGAGGTTTTCGATATTGATGAGTTAAAAGAAATTGCCGCCGAAGCGGTTTTAATTATAAATGAAAAAAGCTGGGACGAAATAAGGTCTTTATCTTCGCAAGAATTTAAAGAGCAGTTTACCGACGATTTTATCTCTTTAAATTTGGAACCTGTTTTTGCCGATGCGGGAAAATATAAATTTACACGTAGCTCTTTTTTTACCGAAAGTTCAGATGAAAAAAACTCAAGAAAAACCGGCATAGTTATTGTCAGAACAAAATACGAAAATAAAACGGTTCATTTTACCTTTAATTTTAATGAAAAAAAAGAGCTTTGCGGAATGTTTATTTATTAA
- a CDS encoding endonuclease/exonuclease/phosphatase family protein translates to METVSINTESKNETVQSESSLKILSWNLGYCGLDAKNDFFYDGGKAVVARSKEAVLENFEFVKQTISEINADFNLLQEIDVKSKRSFYVPEKEMLQSYLKDEDSCFAANYNAVTVPFPFFNSLGKVHSGIFTSSKYKIKSAERHRLPGSFPWPLKTVNLKRCLLVSQLKTEIPDKDIYIINLHLSAYDSDGSMRKQELEYLRKLILELYGKGHWVIAGGDWNSLFPGVEKDLFKPYTTDDSMLYWIRYLNKDFAGTDWKWVFDKTEPTVRLLEKPYIKGENYTTIIDGFLVSPNVEILSVKTEGMDFAVSDHQPVIVEFKLKK, encoded by the coding sequence TTGGAAACCGTATCGATAAATACTGAAAGTAAAAACGAAACCGTCCAATCGGAAAGCTCCTTAAAGATTCTTTCGTGGAATTTAGGTTATTGCGGACTTGATGCAAAAAACGATTTTTTTTACGACGGAGGAAAAGCGGTTGTAGCCCGCAGTAAAGAAGCCGTTTTGGAAAATTTTGAATTTGTAAAACAAACTATTTCCGAGATAAATGCCGACTTTAATCTTTTACAGGAAATAGATGTAAAATCAAAACGCAGCTTTTATGTTCCGGAAAAAGAAATGCTGCAATCTTATTTAAAAGACGAGGATTCATGCTTTGCAGCAAATTACAATGCCGTAACCGTTCCTTTTCCCTTTTTCAATTCTTTGGGAAAAGTGCATAGCGGCATTTTTACTTCTTCAAAATACAAAATTAAAAGTGCAGAGCGGCACCGGCTGCCCGGAAGTTTCCCATGGCCTCTTAAAACAGTTAATTTAAAACGCTGTCTTCTTGTATCCCAATTAAAAACGGAGATTCCCGATAAAGATATTTATATAATTAACCTTCACCTTTCCGCTTATGACAGCGACGGCTCTATGCGGAAGCAGGAACTTGAATACTTGCGAAAACTTATATTGGAGCTTTACGGAAAGGGGCATTGGGTAATTGCGGGAGGCGATTGGAATTCTTTATTCCCCGGCGTAGAAAAAGATTTATTTAAACCCTATACCACTGACGACAGTATGCTTTATTGGATACGGTACTTAAATAAAGATTTTGCGGGTACGGATTGGAAATGGGTTTTCGATAAAACCGAACCTACGGTGCGCCTCCTTGAAAAGCCGTATATAAAAGGCGAAAACTACACTACAATTATCGACGGATTTTTAGTTTCTCCCAATGTGGAAATTTTAAGCGTAAAAACCGAAGGTATGGATTTTGCAGTTTCGGACCACCAACCCGTTATCGTAGAATTCAAATTAAAAAAATAA
- a CDS encoding AMP-dependent synthetase/ligase, protein MSIKDKSLPLLLKRISETYPDIGAQMFKSEDKEFHTLSYKSLYQTALDFSAGLIFFGCKPKDHVGLIADNRKEWLHASFGVMNLGAADVPRGCDATEQEITHILSFAECKFAILENEVQITKVLKNIKDIPSLECIIAFDNADFKKLESEFNLQARNIKFLTYDEIIETGKKERAEGRIKPEEFAEKVELDDLASIIFTSGTTGNPKGVTMSHKNFMAQLEELQERIIMKPGEKAISVLPVWHSFERACEYVIIISAGTIAYSKPIGSILLADMQIINPVLFPSVPRIWEAVYDGIFKAMKKRGRPLYYLFLFFISVGVKTMRQKRRVLGLCPHFQRRTKILYPVLSFLPLICLAPLYFIGDLIIYRAIRKKFGKCFKAGVSGGGALPPNVDEFFWAIGVNVVEGYGITETAPVISVRPMPRPVFGTLGKPLKCFQYKIVDKNGNELGCGKKGVLMVKGEPVTKGYYNAPETTAEVIDKDGWFDTGDLALTTIDGELILRGRKKNTIVLRGGENIEPVPIEVKLQESPLITTAVVLGQDQRFLGALLAVNGENLKQWAENQGFKNVPVETLINEPAVQKLYEAEVAELINAKTGFKIFERINKIVLLPNEFKAGQELSAKGEMMRHKIVKLYREEIYELFK, encoded by the coding sequence ATGAGTATTAAAGATAAATCGTTGCCGTTACTTTTAAAACGGATTTCCGAAACCTACCCCGATATCGGGGCACAAATGTTTAAGAGTGAAGACAAGGAGTTTCATACTCTTTCTTATAAATCTCTTTATCAAACAGCCCTTGATTTTTCCGCAGGACTTATATTTTTCGGTTGTAAACCGAAAGACCATGTAGGTCTTATTGCCGATAACAGAAAAGAATGGCTCCACGCCAGCTTCGGAGTTATGAACTTGGGAGCTGCCGACGTTCCGAGGGGCTGCGATGCCACGGAACAGGAGATTACACATATTTTATCCTTTGCGGAATGTAAATTCGCAATTTTGGAAAACGAAGTACAAATTACTAAAGTTTTAAAAAACATCAAAGATATTCCGTCATTGGAGTGTATTATCGCCTTCGATAATGCCGACTTTAAAAAACTTGAATCGGAATTCAATCTTCAAGCACGTAATATAAAATTTCTTACTTATGATGAGATAATTGAAACCGGAAAAAAAGAGAGAGCCGAAGGACGGATTAAACCGGAAGAATTCGCCGAAAAAGTAGAACTTGACGACCTTGCTTCAATTATCTTCACTTCCGGAACTACAGGCAATCCCAAAGGCGTTACAATGTCTCATAAAAATTTTATGGCACAGCTTGAGGAATTGCAAGAGCGTATTATTATGAAGCCCGGAGAAAAAGCCATTTCGGTTTTACCGGTTTGGCATTCTTTTGAAAGAGCTTGCGAATATGTAATTATAATTTCGGCGGGAACAATTGCTTATTCAAAACCTATAGGAAGTATTCTTTTAGCGGATATGCAAATTATAAATCCGGTACTGTTTCCTTCCGTACCCAGAATTTGGGAGGCCGTTTATGACGGTATTTTTAAGGCAATGAAAAAACGCGGAAGACCTCTTTATTATTTATTCTTATTTTTTATCTCCGTAGGAGTTAAAACAATGAGGCAAAAAAGACGAGTTTTGGGCTTATGTCCGCATTTTCAGCGCAGAACAAAAATTCTTTATCCGGTTTTGTCATTTTTACCTCTTATCTGTCTTGCGCCTCTTTATTTTATAGGCGACTTAATTATTTACAGAGCAATTCGTAAAAAATTCGGAAAATGCTTTAAAGCGGGCGTTTCGGGCGGCGGAGCCTTACCGCCTAACGTAGATGAATTTTTCTGGGCAATAGGTGTAAACGTCGTAGAGGGTTACGGTATTACCGAAACCGCTCCGGTTATAAGCGTCCGTCCCATGCCGCGCCCCGTATTCGGGACATTAGGAAAACCGCTTAAATGTTTTCAGTATAAAATCGTAGATAAAAACGGAAATGAACTCGGCTGCGGAAAAAAAGGCGTATTGATGGTAAAAGGGGAGCCGGTTACAAAGGGTTATTACAATGCCCCCGAAACGACAGCCGAAGTTATAGATAAAGACGGCTGGTTCGACACCGGAGATTTGGCTCTTACTACAATAGACGGTGAGCTTATTTTAAGAGGCAGAAAAAAGAATACTATTGTTTTACGCGGCGGTGAAAATATAGAGCCCGTACCGATTGAAGTTAAATTGCAGGAATCTCCCTTAATAACTACGGCGGTGGTTTTAGGGCAGGACCAGCGCTTCCTCGGAGCCCTGCTTGCGGTAAACGGCGAAAATCTAAAACAATGGGCGGAAAACCAGGGCTTTAAAAACGTTCCGGTCGAAACTTTAATAAATGAGCCTGCCGTACAAAAACTGTATGAAGCGGAAGTTGCGGAACTTATAAATGCAAAAACCGGTTTTAAAATTTTTGAGCGTATAAATAAAATAGTTCTTTTACCTAACGAATTTAAAGCAGGACAAGAGCTTTCGGCAAAAGGTGAAATGATGAGGCACAAAATAGTAAAACTTTACCGTGAAGAGATTTACGAATTATTTAAATAA
- a CDS encoding PD-(D/E)XK nuclease family protein, protein MDDPLLSVYKKVVAEHLEVIKKLLDYGKKYYKEYEKVRSEYGLDKKLGFNFFTAISEKYNCENLHAGILRLILNPNNKEIGNRKFLDCFLELIDCKNVFKKSDKVRCLREKKYSDILIRNDSKAIIIENKINPTVCIPNMPAQYMEIVKKEKLEVVKIVYLTLADDKKIDILSYVGKYKNFFKNPESKLYYLAIIDTVKKDLVHWFLPKCIKIAEKQEKEKKLEKSFSVFLRHYQTLLIHLGGEIMMRDAQKELVHEIYSNKEYMAAMGNLKDLITKEWLVNELREECIAEEVMKSDRGYLWHSCGRTMYKQIHKTDEFAVAYYTTGAYGFISLNEKGIFSKDLKKKLTAILSDSCFDLNSGDTLFSKDENPQWIYREFSYWGTLTIGERAEMISKKLKMLEKKCHIEGK, encoded by the coding sequence ATGGATGACCCGCTGTTAAGTGTTTATAAAAAAGTTGTAGCTGAACATCTTGAAGTAATTAAAAAACTGCTCGATTACGGAAAGAAGTATTACAAAGAGTATGAAAAAGTAAGAAGTGAATACGGACTTGATAAAAAGTTGGGATTTAATTTTTTTACCGCAATTTCCGAAAAATACAATTGCGAGAATTTACATGCGGGTATTTTACGGCTTATTTTAAATCCTAACAATAAGGAAATCGGCAACCGTAAATTTCTGGACTGTTTTTTAGAGCTGATTGATTGTAAGAATGTTTTTAAAAAATCCGATAAAGTGCGCTGTCTTCGTGAAAAAAAATACAGTGATATTTTAATCCGTAACGATTCTAAAGCGATTATTATAGAAAATAAAATCAATCCTACGGTTTGTATTCCGAATATGCCTGCACAATATATGGAAATAGTTAAAAAAGAAAAGTTGGAAGTTGTAAAAATAGTATATCTTACATTAGCCGATGACAAAAAAATAGATATTCTGTCATACGTAGGTAAATATAAAAACTTTTTTAAAAATCCCGAATCGAAATTATATTATCTTGCTATTATCGATACCGTTAAAAAAGACTTGGTTCATTGGTTTTTGCCCAAGTGTATTAAGATAGCGGAGAAACAGGAAAAAGAGAAAAAACTGGAAAAAAGTTTTTCGGTTTTTTTACGGCATTATCAAACACTGCTTATACATTTAGGAGGCGAAATTATGATGAGAGATGCACAAAAGGAATTGGTCCATGAAATTTATTCCAATAAAGAATATATGGCTGCTATGGGTAATCTAAAAGATTTGATTACTAAGGAATGGTTGGTAAACGAGTTAAGAGAAGAATGTATTGCGGAAGAAGTTATGAAATCGGACAGAGGGTATTTATGGCATTCATGCGGAAGAACTATGTATAAGCAAATTCATAAAACTGATGAATTTGCCGTTGCATATTATACGACCGGTGCATACGGGTTTATTTCGTTAAATGAAAAGGGGATTTTTTCTAAAGATTTAAAGAAAAAATTAACCGCAATTTTAAGCGACAGCTGTTTTGATTTAAATTCGGGAGATACGCTTTTTTCGAAAGATGAAAATCCGCAATGGATTTACAGGGAGTTCAGTTATTGGGGTACGCTTACAATCGGCGAGCGGGCGGAGATGATAAGTAAAAAGTTAAAAATGCTTGAAAAAAAATGCCACATTGAAGGAAAATAA
- a CDS encoding TetR/AcrR family transcriptional regulator, producing the protein MLFKTKTESEKKISQCDTRALILKCAAIEFLKNGWEKSNIRKIAKEAGVTTGSLYFHFKSKADIFEELVKDTYEELLRMQKKMYEDHFAIPIKEAEKRKAFRLQGRRSIVEYSYKHSQAVKLLLCASEGTEYSDLFDKMMEITRNADICAFNECKKWGILEDIIDTDLIIAIDKTSWRCLFEPVCRDIPYEKAVKYADLISDFYEAGWCKIFSGITENR; encoded by the coding sequence ATGTTATTTAAGACAAAAACCGAATCCGAAAAAAAGATTAGTCAATGTGATACAAGAGCCCTTATTTTAAAATGCGCTGCAATAGAGTTTTTAAAAAACGGTTGGGAAAAAAGCAATATACGTAAAATTGCAAAAGAAGCGGGAGTTACGACGGGCTCTCTTTATTTCCATTTTAAAAGTAAAGCCGATATTTTTGAAGAGTTGGTTAAAGATACTTATGAAGAGCTTTTAAGAATGCAAAAGAAAATGTATGAAGACCACTTTGCAATTCCGATTAAGGAAGCGGAAAAACGTAAAGCTTTCCGCTTACAGGGCAGGCGGTCTATTGTGGAATATTCTTATAAGCATTCTCAAGCCGTAAAACTTTTATTATGCGCTTCTGAAGGTACCGAATATTCCGATTTGTTCGATAAAATGATGGAAATTACAAGAAATGCCGATATTTGTGCTTTTAACGAGTGTAAAAAATGGGGTATATTGGAAGATATTATCGATACGGATTTAATTATTGCCATAGATAAAACTTCTTGGAGATGCCTTTTTGAACCTGTTTGCAGGGACATTCCTTACGAAAAAGCCGTAAAATATGCGGATTTAATAAGCGATTTTTATGAAGCCGGCTGGTGTAAAATATTTTCCGGTATTACCGAAAACCGATAA
- the gltS gene encoding sodium/glutamate symporter yields MTISMNMVETIGFSVILLILGRFLRKRVSFFSKYCIPAPVIGGFLFAILHLVLRSQKIMYIEFDDTLRPFFMTIFFTTVGFNASIDTLKKGGLMTAKFLAAAIILAALQNVIAVALAPVLKIHPLLALMTGAAPMTGGHGTAAGIAPTVEAMGMTGAEAVAIAAATFGLLAGSLLGGPIANRLINKYKFSTKHENIKILVDDEEVHADLNASKFLNAFFYILITMWLGIYVSRLIGKTGLLFPTYIGAMVVGVILRNVFENTKLKVPMNEVAVLSDVSLTLFLAMALMTLKLWELASLAIPMVILLLAQVILAVVFIYFITFRIMGKNYDSAVLCAGHCGFGMGATPNGMANMQSVCERFGDSKVAFFVLPLVGSLFIDFFNGAQITLFINLFK; encoded by the coding sequence ATGACTATTAGTATGAACATGGTTGAAACCATCGGCTTTTCGGTTATTTTATTGATACTGGGAAGATTTTTGAGAAAAAGGGTATCTTTTTTTTCCAAGTATTGCATTCCTGCGCCCGTAATAGGCGGCTTTTTGTTTGCAATTTTACATCTTGTATTGCGCAGCCAAAAAATTATGTATATAGAATTCGATGATACGCTTCGTCCGTTTTTTATGACAATATTTTTTACTACGGTAGGTTTTAATGCAAGTATCGATACATTAAAAAAAGGCGGGCTTATGACCGCTAAATTTTTAGCAGCCGCAATAATTTTAGCAGCCCTGCAAAATGTGATTGCGGTTGCACTTGCCCCCGTGTTAAAAATACACCCGCTTTTGGCATTGATGACGGGTGCCGCCCCTATGACGGGCGGACACGGTACTGCCGCGGGGATAGCACCCACTGTAGAGGCAATGGGAATGACGGGAGCGGAAGCGGTTGCAATAGCGGCCGCGACTTTCGGTTTGCTGGCGGGGTCTTTATTGGGAGGCCCCATAGCGAACAGGTTGATAAATAAGTATAAGTTTTCAACAAAGCATGAAAATATAAAAATACTTGTAGATGATGAAGAAGTTCATGCAGACTTAAATGCATCGAAATTTTTAAACGCTTTTTTTTATATTTTAATTACAATGTGGCTTGGAATATATGTTTCACGGCTTATAGGAAAAACCGGTTTATTATTTCCGACATATATAGGAGCTATGGTTGTAGGTGTTATTTTGCGTAACGTTTTTGAAAATACAAAATTAAAAGTACCTATGAATGAAGTTGCCGTTTTAAGCGATGTTTCTCTTACCCTTTTTCTTGCTATGGCATTAATGACGTTAAAATTATGGGAGTTGGCGTCTCTTGCAATTCCTATGGTGATTTTACTTTTAGCTCAAGTTATTCTTGCCGTGGTGTTTATTTATTTTATTACATTTAGAATAATGGGTAAAAATTACGATTCCGCCGTTTTATGCGCAGGGCATTGCGGTTTCGGAATGGGAGCCACTCCGAACGGAATGGCAAATATGCAGTCGGTATGCGAAAGATTCGGAGATTCAAAAGTCGCATTTTTTGTACTGCCTTTAGTAGGTTCTCTTTTTATAGATTTTTTTAACGGAGCGCAAATTACATTATTTATAAATTTGTTTAAATAA